A section of the Castanea sativa cultivar Marrone di Chiusa Pesio chromosome 12, ASM4071231v1 genome encodes:
- the LOC142620422 gene encoding hexose carrier protein HEX6-like gives MAIAIPFFQQVTGINVIAFYAPILSRTIGLGESASLLSAVMTGIVAQLGDHGGLGKEFAYLVLILICVYVAGFGWSWGPLGWLVPSEICPSDIRSAGQSITVAVNFLFTFIVAQTFLAMLCHFKAGIFFFFGGWVVVMTVFMYLFLPETRNIPIEQMDKVWREHWFWKRMVGEVSGKSKIEGP, from the exons ATGGCTATAGCAATACCCTTCTTCCAACAAGTGACAGGGATCAATGTCATTGCCTTCTATGCCCCAATACTCTCTAGGACAATAGGTTTAGGTGAAAGTGCATCACTTTTATCTGCAGTCATGACTGGGATTGTTG CTCAGCTAGGTGACCATGGTGGGCTAGGCAAAGAGTTTGCATATTTGGTTCTGATTTTGATATGTGTGTATGTTGCTGGGTTTGGATGGTCATGGGGTCCATTGGGATGGTTGGTTCCAAGTGAGATATGTCCCTCGGATATTCGGTCAGCTGGGCAAAGTATTACAGTGGCAGTGAACTTTCTTTTCACTTTCATAGTTGCTCAAACTTTTCTTGCTATGCTATGCCACTTCAAGGCTgggattttcttcttttttgggggaTGGGTGGTGGTGATGACTGTGTTTATGTACTTGTTTTTGCCAGAGACTAGGAATATACCAATTGAACAGATGGACAAAGTTTGGAGGGAGCACTGGTTTTGGAAGAGAATGGTGGGGGAAGTGAGTGGAAAGAGTAAGATAGAAGGACCATGA